The nucleotide sequence TTCACGCTGGCCAAGATCAGCTCCCTGGCCGGTTTTCGTCACCAGGAGCACATGTGCGTGCTCTTCAAGAAGGAGTTCGGCGACTCCCCCGGCGCGTACCGCCGCAAGGCCCAGGGAGCCGGCCCTTTCGTCAATCCCTCAACTCGCACGTAAAGGCGATCAATCGCCGTATTCTTACGCGATTTTCGGTCGCACGACTCGCTCTCGAAGGCGATTGTCACCGATCCGAGCCGCTGCTTCTATTCGCGTCTCCGACCGCGTCGGAGCCTCGCAGACGTGCGATTCCGAGCCCGCGTCACGGCCGTAAAGCCCCGCCGTACCCCTCTCAAGGCGTCGCCAACCCACTCCAAGGGACCTGGGCCTGGCCGCAAAGGGAATTAAAGTAAATCCGTCCGTCTTCATTGACGATGCGGCGGCGGGGGACCAGAATAACATAAGTAGGTCGTGCGATGGAGATGACCATATAAGTTAGTCGGTCGATTTCCGGGTGAAGGAGTCGTCTCACCACCAAAGCGAGTGGCATGGTCCCGTTATGGGAATCATGTCACGTTCGTCCAGCGTGCGAGCTTCGACTTGAAGCCGCCGAGCAAAGTGCGAGGGCGAGAGGAAGACGTTCTGCCCCGATCGAGACAGCTGGCTCATCGGATCAAACCGACGCCGGTTTTCAGCGTCGGCGCATGCGCCGCTCAAATCGTCTGGCCTTCTACGCCGATCGCGTTCTATCTGTGACTTGATCTAACTCCTCACCCGTATCGTATCGCCTGCGCGAGCGAGCCTGGTGACTGAGTCGGAACTTCCCACGTCCATGGGAAGCCGATGGTTCGTCGCGCTGTCGAGCGAGCCCTGACGCATGGTCCCGTAAGACCGCTCGGGCCGCCGGAGTCGATCACTCTCATTTCCATCCATCCGTCAGCCAAGGAGTTCGCAATCATGATTCCCACGAAGCGTCGCGGTTTCACACTTATCGAGCTGCTGGTGGTGATCGCGATCATCGCGGTCCTCATCGCCTTGCTGCTGCCGGCCGTCCAGGCGGCTCGTGAGGCGGCTCGTCGGGCGCAGTGCGTCAATAATCTGAAGCAGATCGGCCTGGGGATGCACAACTACCACAGCGCCAACAACAGCTTCCCGATGGGGCAGACGATCGGCCCCAAGAGCAGCCCCACGGACGCCATGGCGAGCTGGGCCGGCTGGAGCGCCACGGCCCTGATGCTGCCGTTCATGGAGCAGCAGGCGATGTACAGCTCGTGCAACTTCCAGTGGTCGGTCGACCCCTACGGCGACCTCTGCTATTACTTCAATAGCACGGTGGCCAACAGCAAGGTCGCCATCTTCCTGTGCCCGTCCGACGGCAACGTGGGCCAGCCGAACATCAACAACTACTTCGCCTCGGTGGGGACGACGGCCAACGCCCTGCACAGCGGCTGCGGCGGCGGCTGGAACCCGGCGTGCAAGGGGACCGGAAGCACGGGCGTCTTCACGCTCTTCCTGTCGTACGACATCGGCTCGATCACCGACGGCACGGCCAACACGATCGCCTACTCCGAGTCGCTGGTCGGCAAGGCCAACGTGGGCAACGCTTACCGCGGCAACAGCACTCGCGGCGTGACCGATCCGGGCGTTGGTTCCTTGTTCGACGCCTCGTCGAACCCGACCCTGACCAACCAGGGGCTCCAGGCCTGCGCCGCGGCGTTCAACAGCAATACGAACATCTCCACCAACAAGGGTCAGCTCTGGTGCTTCGGCGCCCGCGGCTACGGGATGTTCTCGACGATCCAGACCCCCAACGACAACAAGTACAAGTTCGGCACGTGCCAGTTCGGCTGTGCCAACTGCGGCCTGGACGTGGCCTGGGCCATCGACGCCCAGAGCAACCACTCCGGCGGCGTCAACACCCTCATGGGCGACGGTTCCGTCCGGTTCGTCAAGGACTCGGTCTCCCAGCAGACCTGGTGGGCCCTCGGCACCCGAGCCAACGGCGAAGTCGTCAGCTCGGACAGCTACTGATCCACCTGAACCAGGAGCCCCAGCCATGCGAACGATCCGAATCCTGATGGTCCCCGCCGCCGCCCTGCTGTTCTCTGGGGCGATCCTGGCCCTGCCCGGCTGCGGCGGAACCGACGATACGCCCATCAGCATCAACATCGAAGAGGCCAAGGCCGAAGGCCAGGCCCGGGCCGATTACGCCAAGACCGAGAAAAAGGCCCCTGTGCACAAGTTTGGCGTCGGCAGCGACCCTCGCGGCTGAGACGCCTTCCAAGAATCGCCAAATCGCCTCAACGGCGGCCGTTCCCCCGAACGTCCGCCGTTTTTTTGCGCGCGCCGACGGATCTTCCCGCGAAGACCGTAATGTGGTCGGGCCGGTTCCCAACCACTTTTCGATCGACGGGAAGGAGCGATCAGGTGATGCGGATCGAAGGCATTCTGGAGACGGCCCTTTACGTGGCCGACGTGCAACGCGCCGCGGACTTCTACCGCCGGCTGTTCGGCTTCCCCACGCTGTTGGAGTCGGAGCGGCTGATCGCCCTGAACGTGGCGGGAAGGAGCGTGCTTCTCCTCTTCCAGGCCGGCGGAACGTCGGAGCCGTTCGCCGTCCCCGGCGGCGGGGGCGTCATCCCTCCCCACGGCGGCTCCCCGGGCGGCTACCACTTCGCCTTCGCGATCGCCGCCGAGGACGTCGAGCCCTGGCGCGCCCGCCTCGAATCCGAGGGCGTCCCCGTTGAGAGCGTCGTGACCTGGCCCACCGGCGCGATCAGCGTCTACTTCCGCGACCCCGACGACAACCTCGCCGAACTGATCACCGGCGGATTCTGGAAAATGGACTGAACCTTGCACGCAGCTCCCTTCTGATCGCTCCCGTCGACAACTTGGTTATATGCGGAGCCTGCGGCGTCTATACTGCATGGGTAAGACGGGTCGTTCACTTCGCAGGATCGAGCATCAGCAGAGGAGACATCCATGTCGAGGAAAGCGTTGATCGCGCTGGGCGTTCTGGGTCTGGCGGGCGCCGTTGGTGAGGCCTCGGCCCAGGCGGTGGGTACGTCGCCGGCTCCGACGGTCTCAGTGCCGGCAGTCGGGGGTTCGGGAGTCGTCACCGGCGCGGGCGTCGTGACGTCGACGCCGGCCGTCACGACAGGGACGACGACCGTCGCGCCGGCCGCCGCCGCAACGACCGTGGGGACGCCGGTTACGACGTCCGTGGGTGGGGTGATCGTCGGCCCGACGGTCGTCGGCGGGACGGTGATTGGGTCGTCCGCGCCGATCGTCTGGGGAGCGCCGGCGGGTTCGCAGGTGGGACCGATCCACGCCTACAGCTATTACGTCGAGTTCCCGAACCCGGCGCGGACGTACGTCCCGTACGCCTCGTGGGATACGTTCACGTACCAGGGGCAGGCCTACGGCCACGCCTACGACCGTTGGACGTGGTCGGCGATGTCGAACGCCTCGCCGGGCCTGGGGCGGTACTACCAGATCCTGCACTGAGCGACAGGTACGGGACGGTTCACATCACCTGAGACAGGACTGTTGCGAATCGTCCCCTCTCCCGCCGGGA is from Paludisphaera rhizosphaerae and encodes:
- a CDS encoding VOC family protein, with translation MRIEGILETALYVADVQRAADFYRRLFGFPTLLESERLIALNVAGRSVLLLFQAGGTSEPFAVPGGGGVIPPHGGSPGGYHFAFAIAAEDVEPWRARLESEGVPVESVVTWPTGAISVYFRDPDDNLAELITGGFWKMD
- a CDS encoding DUF1559 domain-containing protein, with translation MIPTKRRGFTLIELLVVIAIIAVLIALLLPAVQAAREAARRAQCVNNLKQIGLGMHNYHSANNSFPMGQTIGPKSSPTDAMASWAGWSATALMLPFMEQQAMYSSCNFQWSVDPYGDLCYYFNSTVANSKVAIFLCPSDGNVGQPNINNYFASVGTTANALHSGCGGGWNPACKGTGSTGVFTLFLSYDIGSITDGTANTIAYSESLVGKANVGNAYRGNSTRGVTDPGVGSLFDASSNPTLTNQGLQACAAAFNSNTNISTNKGQLWCFGARGYGMFSTIQTPNDNKYKFGTCQFGCANCGLDVAWAIDAQSNHSGGVNTLMGDGSVRFVKDSVSQQTWWALGTRANGEVVSSDSY